In Chitinophaga sp. HK235, a single window of DNA contains:
- a CDS encoding cytochrome-c peroxidase translates to MPAKKMIFILLGVLCLYAILAGFRTGNSAPPTRAQLGEKLFFEPLLSKDLSISCASCHQPQHGFADTAAFSLGIHHTPTKRNTPGITNLSGRPSYFWDGRAPTLEAQALQPIINPDEMGLPIEEAVQRLNANDSYRHLFEQVFNGPATATNITQALAAYEKTLETANSPYDRYIAGDENALTVPAKRGRLLFIGKANCNNCHSGEDFTADRFKNIGLYNGTTLPDPGRYEATKDSTHKGFFKVPGLRNVAVTAPYMHNGMFKTLREVIIYYNNPNVIVPDGIGRDLSLNKPLNLSEQEIQDLEAFLVALTDDRFAQRP, encoded by the coding sequence ATGCCCGCTAAAAAAATGATATTCATTTTATTGGGCGTACTATGCCTGTACGCCATCCTGGCCGGTTTCCGGACAGGCAACAGCGCTCCTCCCACCAGGGCACAACTGGGAGAAAAACTGTTCTTTGAACCCTTGCTGTCAAAAGACCTGAGTATCAGTTGTGCCTCCTGTCACCAGCCACAACATGGCTTTGCGGATACTGCTGCCTTCAGTCTGGGTATTCATCATACACCTACCAAAAGGAATACACCCGGTATCACCAACCTCTCCGGGCGACCCAGCTATTTCTGGGATGGCCGTGCGCCTACCCTGGAAGCTCAGGCACTGCAGCCCATCATCAACCCCGACGAAATGGGGCTGCCCATCGAAGAAGCAGTACAGCGGCTCAATGCCAATGACAGCTACCGGCATTTATTCGAACAGGTGTTTAACGGGCCGGCCACAGCCACCAATATCACCCAGGCGCTGGCTGCCTACGAAAAAACACTGGAAACGGCCAACAGTCCCTATGACCGCTACATTGCCGGTGATGAGAACGCGCTAACGGTACCGGCTAAACGAGGAAGACTATTGTTTATCGGAAAAGCCAATTGCAACAACTGTCATTCCGGGGAAGACTTTACCGCCGACCGGTTTAAAAACATCGGTCTGTATAACGGTACCACACTCCCCGACCCTGGCCGCTATGAAGCGACCAAAGACAGCACCCACAAAGGATTTTTTAAAGTTCCCGGCCTGCGTAATGTAGCGGTTACTGCCCCCTACATGCATAACGGCATGTTTAAAACCCTCCGGGAAGTGATTATCTATTACAACAACCCCAACGTCATCGTACCCGATGGTATTGGCAGGGACCTCTCCCTGAACAAACCACTCAACCTGAGCGAACAGGAGATACAGGACCTGGAAGCCTTCCTGGTAGCCCTGACAGATGATCGTTTTGCTCAACGACCTTAA
- a CDS encoding DUF4397 domain-containing protein, with the protein MKPHLPILLILALSACSKSDYLDINGTDRPPLNAYISFVNARTVPTGIQFWTFTRQITTTAVGINQASPYLPTTYGNVQINFTEGSGTSYKASRQFGNSAAYTETGGPNGPIPDYYHTVFAASKKYDRSKDTLVLFYDDLRSAPAGKAKLRFVHFAWGIGDVQVKLRQHNNEVVLFQKVGYASAGGSNPAGAAYEIGPFTNVDAGTISLTISANGQTIDIPALSGLQLEAGKAYTVLFHGALNEKDIPGASLISHQ; encoded by the coding sequence ATGAAACCGCATCTACCCATTCTGCTAATACTGGCCCTGAGTGCCTGCTCCAAAAGCGATTATCTCGACATCAACGGAACAGACAGGCCTCCGCTCAATGCTTATATCAGTTTTGTCAATGCCCGTACTGTACCCACCGGTATTCAGTTCTGGACATTTACCAGGCAAATCACAACTACAGCAGTGGGCATCAACCAGGCCTCTCCCTATCTGCCCACCACTTACGGCAACGTACAGATCAACTTCACCGAAGGCAGCGGCACCAGTTACAAAGCCTCCCGGCAGTTTGGTAACAGTGCCGCCTATACGGAAACAGGTGGGCCCAATGGACCTATTCCGGATTATTATCATACGGTATTTGCGGCCAGCAAAAAATATGACCGCAGTAAGGATACCCTGGTACTTTTTTATGATGATCTGCGCAGCGCGCCGGCCGGAAAAGCCAAGCTACGCTTTGTACATTTCGCCTGGGGAATTGGCGATGTACAGGTAAAACTGCGTCAGCATAACAACGAAGTCGTATTGTTTCAAAAGGTGGGTTATGCGAGCGCCGGCGGGAGTAATCCTGCCGGTGCCGCTTATGAAATTGGTCCGTTTACTAACGTAGACGCCGGTACGATTTCATTAACCATCAGCGCCAACGGACAAACAATTGATATTCCTGCTTTGTCGGGGCTTCAGTTGGAAGCCGGGAAAGCCTATACGGTATTGTTCCATGGGGCGCTGAATGAAAAAGATATTCCCGGCGCAAGCCTGATATCGCATCAATAA
- a CDS encoding family 78 glycoside hydrolase catalytic domain — protein MKFHVYLFILLLGSSYPFQLYGRQLPVNPALLKGGWTASWITSPGIAQRAYGIYHFRKTISLDTKPSRFIVHLSADNRYRFFVNGKAVCSGPARGDLYNWYYETVDIAPYLQTGNNTLAALVWNMGEHAPVAQVSNQTGWLLQGDTEAEKIVNTGNSWKVYNDSAYTPCSLDNGARMRSYMVIGPGDHVKGSAYPWGWEQPGYNDAGWHTAQPVTHPVPAGQGTDNLWTLVPRSIPLMEEIPERMGLVRRSSGITPAPSWPREQTSLTIPAHTTTSILIDQTYNTSAYPQLTVSGGKGSSIRLTYAEALFRNHQKANRNQVEGMEIQGNYDIFEPDGGRQRTFRPLWFRTYRYVQLDISTSDEPLQIDDLYGMRTGYPFEEKATFSSNDTSLTTIWKTGWRTARLCAGETYFDCPYYEQLQYEGDTRIQSLISLYVAGDDRLMRKAIHDFYCSRVPEGLTQGRYPSSRLQVIPPFSLYWVSMLYDYWMHRKDDAFLRQYLVAASGVLHWYEQHIDRSRMMLGPMPWWGFTDWNTAWPGGVPDGATNGHSTVITLQYAYTLQQAAALFAGFGKTAEAQQYRQLAQQLTQSVYRQCFDAAGNKMANTPDKNTFSQHAGIMAVLAGAIPASKEQSVLRTLLFDTTLSQATFYYRFYLNQALKKAGMANQYYGQLQPWRDMLAMGLTTFAENPEPTRSDCHAWSASPNYDFLATICGIMPAQPGFTSVKIAPAPGALQQVKGSMPHPLGEITVSLIRKGTHGISATITLPQGLSGTFVWEGKEKTLHGGKQEISF, from the coding sequence ATGAAATTCCACGTATATCTGTTTATCCTACTGCTAGGCAGTAGTTATCCCTTTCAGCTCTATGGCAGACAACTACCTGTCAATCCGGCCTTGCTAAAGGGCGGCTGGACGGCCTCCTGGATCACCAGTCCGGGCATCGCGCAGCGGGCCTATGGTATCTATCATTTCCGCAAAACCATCTCCCTGGACACAAAACCCTCCCGCTTTATCGTGCACCTGAGCGCCGACAACCGCTACCGCTTTTTTGTAAACGGGAAGGCCGTATGCAGTGGTCCGGCCAGAGGTGATCTTTACAACTGGTACTACGAAACGGTGGATATTGCCCCTTACCTGCAGACAGGAAACAATACTCTGGCTGCTCTGGTATGGAACATGGGGGAACATGCCCCGGTGGCACAGGTGTCCAATCAAACCGGCTGGCTGCTGCAGGGTGATACGGAAGCAGAAAAAATCGTCAACACCGGCAACAGCTGGAAGGTATATAACGATTCCGCCTATACGCCCTGTTCACTCGATAACGGCGCCAGAATGCGCAGTTATATGGTCATTGGCCCCGGCGATCATGTGAAGGGCAGTGCTTATCCCTGGGGCTGGGAACAACCGGGTTACAACGATGCCGGCTGGCATACCGCCCAGCCTGTCACCCACCCTGTACCAGCCGGGCAGGGCACCGACAACCTCTGGACGCTGGTGCCCCGCAGCATCCCGCTGATGGAGGAAATTCCGGAAAGAATGGGGCTGGTACGCCGCAGCAGCGGTATCACTCCTGCCCCCTCCTGGCCGCGGGAACAAACATCCCTCACCATTCCCGCTCATACCACCACCTCCATACTGATAGATCAGACCTATAACACCAGCGCCTATCCGCAGCTCACCGTCTCCGGCGGCAAAGGCAGCAGCATTCGTCTCACCTATGCGGAAGCACTCTTCCGCAACCACCAGAAAGCCAACCGCAATCAGGTGGAAGGCATGGAGATCCAGGGCAACTACGATATCTTCGAGCCCGATGGCGGCCGACAGCGGACCTTCCGGCCACTGTGGTTCCGTACCTATCGGTATGTTCAACTGGACATCAGCACCAGCGACGAACCGCTGCAGATCGACGACCTCTATGGCATGCGTACCGGCTATCCATTTGAAGAAAAAGCCACTTTCAGCAGCAACGACACCAGCCTCACCACCATCTGGAAGACCGGTTGGCGCACAGCGCGCCTTTGCGCAGGAGAAACCTACTTTGACTGTCCCTACTACGAACAACTGCAATATGAAGGAGATACCCGTATCCAGTCGCTTATCTCCCTCTATGTGGCCGGCGACGATCGGCTGATGCGGAAAGCCATCCACGACTTTTACTGTTCACGCGTGCCGGAAGGGCTTACCCAGGGCCGTTATCCCAGTAGCCGCCTTCAGGTGATACCACCTTTCTCCCTCTATTGGGTATCCATGCTATACGACTACTGGATGCACCGGAAAGATGATGCCTTCCTCCGGCAATACCTGGTGGCTGCCAGCGGGGTACTACACTGGTACGAACAACATATTGACCGCAGCCGCATGATGCTCGGGCCTATGCCCTGGTGGGGCTTCACCGACTGGAATACCGCCTGGCCGGGCGGTGTGCCCGATGGTGCCACCAACGGACATTCAACCGTCATTACACTGCAATACGCCTATACCCTGCAACAGGCCGCCGCACTCTTTGCAGGCTTCGGAAAAACGGCCGAAGCACAGCAATACCGGCAGCTGGCACAACAACTGACACAAAGCGTTTACCGCCAGTGCTTCGATGCAGCCGGTAACAAAATGGCCAACACACCTGACAAAAACACTTTCAGCCAGCATGCCGGCATCATGGCTGTGCTGGCGGGTGCCATCCCGGCCAGCAAAGAACAATCCGTATTACGCACGCTGCTCTTCGACACCACGCTCAGCCAGGCTACTTTCTACTATCGTTTTTATCTCAACCAGGCACTTAAAAAAGCAGGCATGGCCAATCAATACTATGGTCAGTTGCAGCCCTGGCGTGATATGCTGGCGATGGGACTCACCACTTTCGCGGAAAACCCTGAGCCTACCCGCTCCGACTGTCATGCCTGGAGTGCCAGTCCCAACTATGATTTCCTTGCCACCATCTGTGGTATCATGCCTGCGCAACCCGGCTTCACCAGCGTAAAAATAGCACCGGCGCCCGGAGCGCTGCAACAGGTAAAGGGTTCGATGCCTCATCCGTTAGGAGAAATAACGGTATCGCTTATACGTAAAGGAACACATGGCATCAGCGCTACTATTACGCTGCCACAGGGACTTTCGGGGACTTTTGTTTGGGAAGGGAAAGAGAAGACATTACACGGAGGAAAACAGGAGATATCTTTTTGA
- a CDS encoding TonB-dependent siderophore receptor, whose amino-acid sequence MRITIADRKLWMFLLLGMGGQVAAQQRPDTMSSKSLDEVIVQENRLAGPLKAANRNITIISRKQIDAMAVTSINEVLAFVPGLDVRQRGPGGIQADIGIDGGTFDQTLVLLNGIKITDPQTGHNIMNLPISLADVDHIEVLRGAAARVYGINALNGAINIITRQAKETGAVVNANVGSSFKKDENNKLYNGYGIGATGSLVSGSSAQSLSLSANSGNGYRYNTAYDNYRAFYQGSFQPSAAHQVQTLAGFVKNSYGANGFYAAPGDKESEENVKTFLAAVSDKIQVRKGWEMTPRVSYRFTEDEYLYVKQNKAGANLHDNNIVDVELNNRFETGIGSFGAGAEARYEAINSNNLGIHERTNLGIYGEFKSKTDKRFNFTLGGYLNYNSAYGWQFFPGADVGYNITSDLKLYANVGTAQRLPTYTDLFYKSKAIMGNALLGAEKATYMEAGLRKYSGKFSYSGSVFYRQISDFIDYVKDSLPQPWQPQNFQRADTKGFTLQTGYATTFASGVFNSFAANAGYNYLSPSFKGDDNNQKISRYVIESLRHQVTANVRAALLHHFMVSASARYNMRINYKDYTVVDARIAYQQKRYQLYVDANNLLDVTYVEAGAVPMPGRWLTLGGSVKF is encoded by the coding sequence ATGCGCATAACAATTGCAGACCGTAAATTATGGATGTTCCTGCTGTTGGGCATGGGCGGCCAGGTAGCCGCACAACAACGCCCGGACACCATGAGTTCCAAAAGCCTCGATGAGGTGATTGTGCAGGAAAACAGGCTGGCAGGCCCGCTGAAGGCTGCTAACCGCAATATTACCATCATCAGTCGCAAACAGATCGATGCCATGGCAGTGACTTCCATCAATGAAGTGCTGGCCTTTGTGCCCGGCCTGGACGTACGCCAGCGTGGCCCCGGTGGTATTCAGGCTGATATCGGTATTGATGGCGGTACCTTCGATCAGACACTGGTGCTGCTGAACGGTATCAAAATCACTGATCCGCAGACAGGACATAATATCATGAACCTGCCGATCTCCCTGGCAGATGTAGACCATATAGAGGTGCTGCGTGGTGCGGCTGCCAGAGTGTATGGCATCAATGCGCTCAATGGTGCCATCAACATTATCACCCGCCAGGCGAAGGAAACCGGTGCGGTGGTCAATGCCAATGTGGGCAGCAGCTTTAAAAAAGATGAAAACAATAAACTGTACAATGGCTATGGCATCGGTGCCACGGGTTCTCTGGTATCCGGTTCCAGCGCGCAGTCCCTGTCGCTGAGTGCCAACAGTGGCAATGGCTATCGTTACAATACGGCTTATGACAACTACCGGGCCTTTTATCAGGGCAGTTTTCAGCCATCAGCTGCTCATCAGGTACAGACGCTGGCCGGTTTTGTGAAAAACAGCTATGGTGCCAACGGTTTCTATGCCGCTCCCGGTGACAAGGAATCGGAAGAAAACGTGAAAACCTTCCTCGCGGCCGTTAGTGACAAGATCCAGGTCCGCAAAGGCTGGGAGATGACACCCAGGGTAAGTTACCGCTTTACGGAAGACGAGTACCTGTATGTGAAACAGAATAAAGCTGGTGCCAATCTGCATGATAATAATATTGTAGACGTAGAGCTGAACAACCGTTTCGAGACCGGCATCGGTTCTTTCGGTGCAGGCGCAGAAGCCCGCTATGAAGCGATCAACAGCAACAACCTGGGTATTCATGAACGTACCAACCTGGGCATCTATGGAGAGTTCAAAAGTAAAACAGACAAACGTTTCAACTTCACCCTGGGTGGTTATTTAAACTACAACTCTGCCTATGGATGGCAGTTCTTTCCGGGAGCTGACGTAGGGTATAACATCACTTCAGACCTGAAGCTGTATGCCAATGTGGGTACGGCTCAACGGCTGCCCACTTATACCGACCTGTTTTACAAAAGCAAGGCAATTATGGGCAACGCCCTGCTGGGCGCAGAAAAAGCAACCTATATGGAAGCAGGTCTGCGTAAATACAGTGGTAAATTCTCCTATTCCGGCAGTGTGTTTTACCGCCAGATATCAGACTTTATCGACTATGTAAAAGACAGCCTGCCACAGCCCTGGCAGCCGCAGAACTTCCAGCGTGCAGATACCAAAGGGTTTACCCTGCAGACAGGATATGCTACGACCTTTGCATCTGGCGTGTTCAACAGCTTTGCTGCCAATGCGGGTTACAACTACCTGTCACCTTCCTTTAAAGGAGATGATAACAATCAAAAGATATCCCGCTACGTGATAGAAAGTCTGCGCCATCAGGTGACAGCCAATGTGAGAGCAGCGTTGCTGCATCATTTTATGGTATCGGCATCGGCGCGTTATAATATGCGTATTAACTATAAAGACTATACGGTAGTGGATGCCCGTATTGCTTATCAGCAAAAACGCTATCAGTTATATGTGGATGCCAATAACCTGCTGGACGTGACCTACGTGGAGGCCGGCGCCGTGCCCATGCCCGGCAGATGGCTGACACTGGGCGGCAGTGTGAAGTTCTAA
- a CDS encoding TonB-dependent siderophore receptor, whose product MKKFILTITAPLLFSGLSAQIRHVTDTTRQLGEIQIVGSRSADRTKLNSPVPVDIIDIKSLQQSAPQTSITQLLQYIAPSFHSINGSNAGDAGSALNLAQLRGLGVDQLLVLVNGKRRHKSANVNWGGLGNGATGYDLNAIPVSAIDRIEILRDGAAAQYGSDAIAGVINIVLKKQTDHILVNTTATTRRRGDGVSTRTGVNYGTKIGQQGGYLNVSAEFATQAIALQPGRDDAGLYNGPVYGGGANTRGYDAIYTKDIDDAILKSRGIDRHFFDQRGAGSNKAKDALLFFNTAIPVKEQVEVYAFGGISRRNSQFTAVYRLPGWTERNNTTLYPDGFLPAMDNGITDKSLAIGIKGKVNQWNIDLSNVYGKNDFSNIISNSLNASLGAKSPTTFNAGSYNGSQNTASLDISRHIAGILHGLNVAFGAQYRTETYQIIAGEEASYIKGDLQTIYRIDTSVAGVPYLSNAGLLALNGLSPGSQIHAGFRPSNEVNVSRAIVAGYIDLEAKITAQWLVSAALRAENFSDFGNVTTGKIATRYSFAPWFNIRASANTGFRAPDLAQFYYTETSTSFQQGRAIDQVTASNKSAATRALGIPSLTPERSTGYTAGITSQPVPNAELTADAYYVKINNRVGNTGNFSSNDNNLPPDVRALLLQTGTTQAKFFYNAFSTRTTGIEFTGSYRFPLGHGSLQLLAGGNFVKNEVTGINTPKGLEQYKYVIFSEAERARVTTNIPGQKITLQGAWSTPVWSLLLRTVYFGPVTTATAQNANFPKPDYYFQELKPILVTDLSAGYFFSPKIQLTIGVNNVFNTLGDYTDPAISGLRNPTIVGIQNGSAGIQPFIRLYGKF is encoded by the coding sequence ATGAAAAAATTTATACTCACTATCACCGCTCCCTTACTGTTCTCCGGCTTGTCGGCGCAGATCAGGCATGTCACCGACACCACCAGACAACTGGGAGAAATACAAATAGTTGGCTCCAGAAGCGCCGACCGTACCAAACTCAATTCACCGGTACCGGTAGATATCATCGATATAAAGTCGTTGCAACAGTCCGCCCCGCAAACCAGTATTACGCAGCTGCTGCAATACATTGCTCCTTCTTTTCACTCCATCAACGGCAGCAATGCCGGTGATGCCGGTTCTGCACTGAACCTGGCCCAGCTCAGAGGCCTCGGCGTAGACCAGCTGCTGGTGCTGGTCAATGGCAAACGACGCCACAAGAGTGCAAACGTCAACTGGGGCGGTCTGGGCAACGGCGCTACCGGCTATGATCTCAATGCCATCCCCGTCAGCGCCATAGACCGCATAGAAATACTCCGCGATGGCGCTGCTGCCCAATACGGTTCAGACGCCATCGCCGGTGTCATCAACATCGTACTGAAAAAACAGACTGACCATATCCTGGTGAACACCACCGCCACCACACGACGTAGAGGCGACGGCGTTAGTACCCGCACCGGCGTCAACTATGGCACCAAAATAGGACAGCAAGGTGGTTACCTCAACGTAAGCGCCGAATTCGCCACCCAGGCCATCGCCCTGCAACCCGGCCGCGACGATGCCGGCCTGTACAATGGTCCTGTTTATGGCGGTGGCGCCAACACCAGAGGCTACGACGCCATCTATACAAAAGATATCGACGACGCTATCCTGAAAAGCCGGGGCATAGACCGCCACTTCTTCGACCAGCGCGGTGCCGGCTCCAACAAAGCCAAAGATGCCCTCCTCTTTTTTAACACTGCCATTCCGGTAAAAGAACAGGTAGAAGTATATGCTTTCGGTGGCATCAGCCGCCGTAATTCCCAGTTCACCGCCGTATACCGCCTGCCCGGATGGACAGAACGCAACAACACCACACTCTATCCCGACGGCTTCCTACCCGCCATGGACAATGGTATCACCGATAAGTCGCTGGCCATCGGCATAAAAGGAAAAGTGAATCAATGGAACATCGATCTGTCCAATGTATATGGCAAAAATGATTTCAGCAACATCATCAGCAATTCACTGAATGCCAGCCTGGGCGCCAAAAGCCCCACCACCTTCAACGCCGGCAGCTACAATGGCTCGCAGAACACGGCCAGCCTCGATATCAGCCGGCACATTGCTGGTATATTGCATGGCCTCAACGTAGCCTTTGGTGCACAGTACCGCACAGAAACCTACCAGATCATCGCGGGCGAAGAAGCCTCCTATATCAAAGGAGACCTGCAGACTATCTACCGGATTGATACCAGCGTGGCAGGCGTGCCTTATCTCAGCAATGCCGGACTGCTGGCCCTCAACGGCCTCTCTCCCGGATCACAGATACATGCCGGGTTCCGGCCGTCCAACGAGGTGAATGTAAGCCGCGCCATCGTGGCTGGGTATATAGACCTGGAAGCCAAAATCACTGCACAATGGCTGGTATCAGCAGCGCTACGAGCCGAAAACTTCTCCGACTTCGGCAACGTAACAACCGGTAAAATAGCCACCCGATATAGTTTCGCTCCCTGGTTCAACATAAGGGCCTCGGCCAACACCGGCTTCCGTGCACCCGATCTGGCACAGTTCTATTACACCGAAACTTCTACCAGCTTCCAGCAGGGCCGCGCCATCGATCAGGTAACGGCCTCCAATAAAAGCGCAGCCACCCGTGCACTGGGCATCCCATCCCTCACGCCGGAACGCTCTACCGGATATACAGCCGGCATCACCTCGCAACCCGTGCCCAATGCGGAACTGACAGCCGATGCCTATTATGTAAAAATCAATAATCGTGTAGGCAACACCGGTAACTTCTCCTCCAACGACAATAACCTTCCGCCCGATGTACGTGCTTTGCTGCTGCAAACCGGTACCACACAGGCTAAGTTTTTTTATAACGCCTTCAGCACCCGCACCACCGGGATAGAGTTCACCGGCAGCTATCGTTTTCCACTGGGCCATGGCAGCCTGCAACTGCTGGCTGGCGGCAACTTCGTAAAAAATGAAGTCACCGGTATCAATACACCCAAAGGACTCGAACAATACAAGTATGTTATCTTCAGTGAAGCAGAAAGAGCCAGGGTTACTACCAATATTCCCGGTCAGAAAATTACACTGCAGGGCGCCTGGAGCACGCCTGTATGGTCGTTGCTGCTGCGTACCGTTTACTTCGGCCCGGTTACCACAGCTACCGCGCAGAATGCTAATTTTCCCAAACCGGACTATTACTTTCAGGAGCTGAAACCCATACTGGTAACCGACCTCTCTGCCGGATATTTCTTCAGCCCCAAAATACAACTGACAATAGGCGTCAACAATGTGTTCAATACACTGGGCGACTACACCGACCCTGCCATCTCCGGCCTTCGTAACCCTACCATAGTAGGTATACAAAACGGCAGCGCAGGCATACAGCCATTCATCAGGCTCTATGGCAAATTCTGA
- a CDS encoding YceI family protein, producing MQRLVSLVFMGSAIILMSLTSPATAGNKEKAARAVTTKKATTYQVDKNQSKLNWVGKKVTGQHSGTINVADGKLDVENNVLKGGSFSLDTRSIAVTDIKDADGNAKLLGHLKSEDFFGVEKFPSANFVITKVTPKGAGKYDITGNLTIKGITNPITFPATVAVAGNKLTAKADLKVDRTKYNIKYGSKNFFEGIGDKAIYDDFDLAVELVANAQ from the coding sequence ATGCAACGATTAGTATCCTTGGTATTCATGGGAAGCGCCATCATACTGATGTCTTTGACCTCTCCTGCAACTGCCGGCAATAAAGAAAAAGCTGCCCGCGCTGTCACTACTAAAAAAGCTACTACCTACCAGGTAGACAAAAACCAGAGCAAACTGAACTGGGTAGGCAAAAAAGTAACCGGCCAGCATAGCGGCACTATCAACGTAGCCGACGGTAAACTGGATGTTGAAAACAATGTACTGAAAGGCGGTAGCTTCAGCCTCGACACCCGCAGCATCGCTGTTACCGACATCAAAGATGCCGATGGTAACGCCAAACTGCTGGGTCACCTGAAAAGCGAAGACTTTTTTGGTGTAGAGAAATTCCCATCTGCCAATTTTGTGATCACCAAAGTAACACCTAAAGGCGCTGGTAAATACGATATCACCGGTAACCTGACCATTAAAGGTATTACCAACCCGATCACTTTCCCGGCTACAGTAGCTGTTGCAGGTAACAAACTGACAGCCAAAGCGGATCTTAAGGTAGACCGTACCAAATACAACATTAAATACGGTTCTAAAAACTTCTTTGAGGGTATTGGTGATAAAGCCATCTACGACGATTTCGATCTCGCAGTGGAGTTAGTAGCCAACGCTCAATAA
- a CDS encoding ester cyclase, with product MKKFTFILGVGALALVVYASCSNPVNNSGDWKAKADSLQAKLNQFEQNQQEINTYLTRFDSLDFDFYSHQQWDSLQLSHASNIVVTYPDGHQTTGIPTHISELKPMFVFAPDTRIVSHPIKFGSGKYTCVVGVMEGTFSQPMPGSGGKSIPPTGKKFKLQMCTVGEWKDGKMIAETLFWDNAALMKQIMP from the coding sequence ATGAAAAAGTTCACTTTCATTTTAGGCGTGGGCGCCCTGGCGCTCGTTGTGTATGCTTCCTGTTCAAACCCCGTCAATAATAGCGGCGACTGGAAAGCCAAAGCAGATTCCCTCCAGGCCAAACTGAACCAGTTTGAGCAAAACCAGCAAGAAATCAACACCTACCTGACGCGCTTCGACTCGCTGGACTTCGATTTTTATAGTCACCAGCAATGGGACAGCCTCCAGCTCAGCCATGCCAGCAACATTGTAGTCACCTATCCCGACGGGCATCAGACTACCGGCATTCCCACTCATATCAGCGAACTGAAACCCATGTTTGTGTTTGCACCTGATACCCGCATTGTAAGCCATCCTATTAAATTTGGCAGTGGTAAATACACCTGCGTGGTGGGAGTTATGGAAGGCACTTTCTCTCAACCGATGCCTGGCAGCGGTGGCAAATCGATTCCACCTACCGGCAAAAAATTCAAACTGCAGATGTGTACCGTAGGGGAGTGGAAGGACGGTAAGATGATAGCAGAAACGCTCTTCTGGGACAATGCAGCCCTGATGAAACAGATCATGCCATAA